The following coding sequences lie in one Trichoderma breve strain T069 chromosome 1, whole genome shotgun sequence genomic window:
- a CDS encoding cwf18 pre-mRNA splicing factor domain-containing protein yields MNSHNSLSAASDERKARLAKLKNLKRKQPIDEVATPEGDRDASPPEAPDVAKLHLSGRNYDPETRGPKLGFDAPPTLAQEKPTLEEQAAEVEAEVREQAAEEARDDKGLDLFKLQPKKPNWDLKRNLGKKLEVLNVRTDNAIAKLVRERVLGAQKAAQKTADAGNGNLDGDAAGVDGIALVEGLRVREQEEQEEEQREREEEEALGL; encoded by the coding sequence ATGAATTCCCACAACAGCCTCAGCGCCGCTTCAGACGAGCGAAAAGCGCGTCTAGCGAAGCTCAAAAATCTCAAACGAAAACAGCCCATTGACGAAGTCGCCACTCCAGAAGGCGACAGAGACGCATCACCACCTGAAGCGCCTGACGTTGCGAAGCTTCACCTTTCCGGCCGCAACTATGACCCAGAGACAAGAGGCCCCAAGCTCGGATTCGACGCGCCGCCGACGCTCGCCCAAGAAAAACCTACGTTGGAGGAGCAGGCTGCAGAGGTGGAGGCCGAGGTCAGGGAGCAAGCTGCGGAGGAGGCGCGAGACGACAAGGGCCTGGATCTGTTCAAACTGCAACCGAAGAAGCCGAATTGGGATTTGAAACGGAATCTGGGCAAGAAATTAGAGGTGTTGAATGTGCGGACGGATAACGCAATCGCCAAGTTGGTTCGAGAACGAGTTTTGGGCGCTCAAAAGGCTGCCCAGAAGACGGCGGACGCAGGCAACGGCAACCTGGATGGAGACGCTGCTGGCGTTGACGGCATCGCTCTTGTAGAAGGGCTCAGGGTTCgtgaacaagaagagcaagaagaagaacagagagaacgcgaggaagaggaagcattGGGTCTGTGA
- a CDS encoding PPR repeat family domain-containing protein: MPAALMARAGRLKSRCSTVYAAVVLRPRIHFAVRPLLRPLSSVAQNTPQKYVPSFENSISPRKTQYLNSSLSPQESIDPTVAADEGNGHDNLDEPRLRHHVARSNRNGRHEQQLPSNNHNHSRRKLKTKSYSPKQPSFIRKRRYTITYNRLYRSPARKAQPTNRFSAVDEAASKLDEPSRETSRELKNLREMHSQWGYLRHRHPESQRQSARKDFRSWKTKFFKVSRPDKPEDPKLPWPWRDNAKWLFELNGVRNMHQAWKALEIEDRRKQWPLVMLSTLDRCPDKAHMVLEATLDPLPPGYAINDVLLFVAQRLRLSTIKNVRERTLRAEEVLELVAKILEDAPTGHVPLGQRTAGLFARKLPSEQANELYSMLQRANIKLHPNTLLQFAGKLASDMAHKETAFAILKGLADSGIDLNAPSPSSAITTLLHCRIAHGSSSESNSSFSAKDTLEYFMDRGFVPNVINATAFLDSLCQQGEVEEAIRLALLFSESGVQLDTKAWSTIFRGAKGSLRVENVAKSLDVAKAANAPYVDVLNNALHAVFYFAEMESRVKRFAVPWVYPLFGPMLRAYAKKFELEPLQWWLPDSLPLMLTQTTGNDGEKFDSSDLRTWDFLETIVPLTEKSFSAPSNQPKLQPNTTTIAIMLRAYVKTLQNPYDLMAFYAFFKARLEEQGGKDGFATQLIKDQGSLIHDTIIMAMTERRGLSRPALQVFGDMLKDHLQRNATESTERSAAAPVHPPPGLCTFSILVRGLFNSGDRILAEQVIHVMKEQGVEPNLVTWNTLTKGYAAMQNINKTVSTLQDMEAAGFKPDLFTFKAFGKLKNQGRALEMMEGIIDVNRQKIAGEDLYE, translated from the coding sequence ATGCCAGCGGCACTCATGGCCCGCGCCGGCCGCCTAAAAAGCAGGTGCTCGACGGTATATGCGGCCGTTGTTCTTCGGCCGAGGATTCACTTCGCCGTCCGACCTCTGTTACGGCCGCTCAGCTCTGTAGCACAGAATACACCGCAGAAATATGTCCCGTCTTTTGAAAATAGCATTTCACCTCGGAAGACGCAATATCTTAATTCGTCTCTCAGTCCGCAAGAATCCATCGACCCCACGGTGGCCGCCGATGAAGGAAACGGCCATGACAACCTAGACGAGCCTCGCTTGAGACACCATGTCGCCAGATCAAATAGAAACGGCCGACATGAACAGCAACTGCCCTCGAATAATCATAATCATTCCAGAAGAAAATTGAAGACCAAGTCATATTCTCCGAAACAACCTTCCTTTATCAGAAAGAGGCGTTATACGATCACATACAACAGGCTGTATCGCTCCCCTGCGCGCAAAGCGCAACCTACCAACCGATTCTCAGCTGTGGACGAGGCAGCTTCGAAACTAGATGAGCCGTCACGAGAAACTTCTCGAGAATTAAAGAACCTGCGAGAGATGCATTCGCAATGGGGCTACCttcgacatcgacatcctGAATCTCAACGGCAATCTGCCCGAAAAGACTTTAGATCTTGGAAGACCAAATTTTTCAAAGTTTCCAGACCAGATAAGCCGGAAGACCCAAAgttgccatggccatggcgcgATAATGCAAAGTGGCTCTTTGAGCTCAATGGTGTTCGTAACATGCATCAGGCTTGGAAAGCTCTCGAGATTGAAGACCGCCGCAAACAGTGGCCTTTGGTTATGCTTTCGACGCTGGATCGTTGCCCCGACAAGGCACACATGGTGTTGGAAGCCACGTTGGATCCCTTGCCACCGGGGTATGCCATTAACGACGTGCTCCTCTTTGTTGCACAGCGTCTGCGCCTAAGCACCATAAAAAATGTGCGTGAGCGAACCCTCAGAGCGGAAGAAGTGCTGGAATTGGTGGCGAAAATTCTAGAGGATGCGCCTACGGGACATGTGCCCCTTGGGCAGCGGACAGCCGGTCTCTTTGCACGCAAACTACCAAGTGAACAAGCAAACGAACTGTATAGCATGCTGCAGAGGGCCAACATTAAGCTGCACCCAAACACGCTGCTACAGTTTGCAGGCAAATTGGCCAGCGACATGGCACATAAAGAGACGGCGTTTGCGATTCTCAAGGGGCTCGCCGACAGCGGGATAGATCTCAATGCGCCCAGTCCCTCGAGCGCGATTACTACGCTGCTACATTGCCGAATAGCCCATGGTAGTTCGTCAGAGAGCAACTCATCCTTCTCGGCCAAGGATACTCTGGAATATTTCATGGACAGGGGTTTCGTACCCAATGTCATCAATGCAACTGCCTTTCTCGACTCTTTATGCCAACagggagaagttgaagaggcTATACGGCTGGCATTGTTATTTTCCGAGTCTGGCGTCCAGCTAGACACCAAGGCTTGGTCCACCATTTTTAGAGGTGCCAAGGGGAGCCTCAGAGTGGAAAACGTGGCGAAGAGTCTTGATGTTGCGAAAGCGGCTAATGCGCCTTATGTGGATGTGCTTAACAATGCCCTCCATGCCGTGTTTTATTTTGCAGAGATGGAATCCCGCGTGAAGCGATTCGCTGTACCTTGGGTCTATCCCCTATTTGGTCCTATGCTACGAGCATATGCAAAAAAGTTTGAGTTGGAACCACTGCAGTGGTGGCTGCCCGACTCCTTACCCCTGATGCTAACACAGACAACGGGCAACGACGGGGAGAAGTTTGACAGCAGTGACCTGCGCACGTGGGATTTTCTGGAAACTATTGTTCCTCTCACTGAGAAGTCCTTCTCCGCACCAAGCAACCAGCCGAAGCTGCAGCCTAATACAACGACGATAGCCATCATGCTGAGAGCCTACGTCAAAACACTGCAGAACCCATATGATCTTATGGCTTTTTATGCATTCTTCAAGGCTCGTCTAGAAGAGCAAGGCGGAAAAGACGGCTTCGCCACCCAGCTGATCAAAGACCAGGGCAGCCTGATTCATGataccatcatcatggccatgacggaAAGACGAGGGTTATCACGGCCTGCGCTACAGGTTTTTGGAGACATGCTGAAAGACCACTTACAAAGAAATGCGACAGAGAGCACGGAGAGAAGCGCCGCAGCTCCAGTCCATCCACCCCCCGGCCTGTGTACATTCAGTATCCTTGTACGCGGTCTATTCAACAGTGGCGATCGGATTTTGGCAGAGCAAGTGATTCATGTTATGAAGGAGCAAGGCGTTGAGCCAAACCTTGTGACGTGGAACACTCTTACGAAAGGGTATGCAGCAATGCAGAACATCAACAAGACAGTGTCTACCTTGCAGGATATGGAGGCGGCAGGCTTCAAGCCTGATCTATTTACTTTCAAGGCGTTTGGGAAGCTGAAGAACCAGGGACGGGcactggagatgatggaaggcATCATCGACGTGAATAGACAAAAGATCGCGGGCGAGGATCTGTATGAATAA
- a CDS encoding fungal specific transcription factor domain-containing protein: MPDPSISQFTSVFRASDAHRVKRCRQTVSCTACQRRKSRCDRQHPCGACEKRGGSEACSYGSTASSSVYDKSSRRDVQMKLSQLEQMVRGLAEKKADGERRRSGSDKDEQPETSYHGATSWTALVESIRDIQDILVADQESGGSPEEAAEPEVLLGDVPPITIKEVMESLPSRQDADKLIMTYFKAKFTAVCIVHTHQFKRRYDAFWTDPSSAGFLWISIMFSILSIGTMIANTKEPTDTFSSPSSSAPDSRFYMAKAAQCLIAGQYLKGKRFSVEALLMHAHSRNVQKMDSDSSLWSVYGMVARLAQKQGYHRDPAKMPGGKAMTPFEAEMRRRSWFLIQSSDLLFSFQNGMPPIITQETCDVGYPTNLTDDDFDEDCVSLPEPRPPTDPLPILAYITKSKLCYVMRRVVRHVLAVAPAVYSETIALDRELREWHESVPACLRIRTIRNTAFTDANYTIMHRLMLELMYLKSLCILHRPYLTTHKHDTEYNASRQVCRESALMILEMQAELDIETGSGGRMYEDRFMVSNLTLHHFLLAAMIICLDLSESTDIDSEERLKRITTLRTAYSIWSARSSTSADALHASRVLHAILTRIDSPSTTTTSSTNSGPMMSTPSSSLLQSYDSVPTMSDNSMHQIMPVGGNDGDDTLFGNDMSVAMPSFEEMFSNIDTFDWSSLDQYIQSSDSRQWRQFFSDTSL; this comes from the exons ATGCCCGACCCCAGCATCTCGCAATTCACCTCCGTCTTTCGCGCCTCAGACGCCCACCGCGTCAAGCGCTGCCGCCAAACCGTCTCCTGCACGGCCTGCCAGCGCCGCAAGTCCCGATGCGACCGCCAGCACCCATGCGGCGCCTGCGAGAAGcgcggcggcagcgaggCCTGCTCGTACGGCTCAACCGCATCGTCGTCGGTGTATGATaagagcagcaggagagATGTTCAGATGAAGCTCAGCCAGCTGGAGCAGATGGTGAGAGGGCTGGCGGAGAAAAAGGCAGATGGTGAGAGACGGCGCTCGGGAAGTGACAAGGACGAACAGCCGGAGACGAGCTACCACGGGGCAACGTCGTGGACGGCGTTGGTCGAGAGTATTCGCGATATCCAGGACATTCTGGTGGCCGATCAGGAGTCCGGGGGGTCGCCGGAGGAGGCGGCCGAGCCGGAGGTTCTGCTGGGAGACGTGCCGCCCATCACGATCAAGGAGGTCATGGAGAGCTTGCCGTCGCGGCAGGACGCAGATAAGCTCATCATGACCTACTTCAAGGCAAAGTTCACAGCCGTGTGCATCGTCCACACGCACCAGTTTAAGCGCCGCTACGATGCCTTCTGGACGGATCCCTCGTCGGCGGGCTTCCTCTGGATCAGCATCATGTTCTCCATCCTCAGCATCGGCACAATGATTGCCAACACCAAAGAACCAACAGACACCTTTTCTTCGCCGTCGTCTTCAGCGCCAGACTCGCGCTTCTacatggccaaggccgcGCAGTGCCTCATAGCCGGCCAGTACCTCAAGGGCAAGCGCTTCTCCGTCGAGGCCCTCCTGATGCACGCCCACTCGCGCAACGTCCAGAAGATGGACTCGGACTCCTCACTGTGGTCAGTGTACGGCATGGTCGCCCGACTTGCGCAGAAGCAGGGCTACCATCGTGATCCGGCCAAGATGCCCGGCGGTAAAGCCATGACGCCGTTCGAGGCCGAGATGCGGCGCAGGTCCTGGTTCCTGATCCAATCCTCAGATCTGTTGTTCTCCTTTCAAAACGGCATGCCGCCCATCATCACGCAGGAAACCTGCGATGTCGGCTACCCTACAAATCTCACTGACGACGACTTCGACGAAGATTGCGTCTCCTTGCCGGAGCCTCGTCCTCCTACGGACCCTCTCCCTATCCTCGCCTACATCACAAAGTCCAAGCTCTGCTACGTCATGCGTCGCGTTGTACGCCATGTCCTTGCCGTAGCTCCGGCTGTTTACTCCGAGACGATTGCTCTCGACCGGGAATTGCGAGAGTGGCACGAGTCTGTGCCGGCGTGTCTACGGATCCGCACCATTCGCAACACGGCCTTCACCGATGCCAACTATACCATAATGCACCGGCTGATGCTCGAGCTCATGTACCTCAAGAGCTTGTGTATTCTGCATCGGCCTTATCTTACAACGCACAAGCATGATACCGAGTATAATGCCTCGAGGCAGGTCTGCAGGGAGTCTGCGCTCATGATACTCGAGATGCAGGCGGAGCTTGATATAGAGACTGGTTCAGGGGGGAGGATGTACGAGGATAGATTCATGGTTTCCAATCTGACGCTTCACCATTTCCTGCTCGCGGCAATGATCATCTGCCTAGATCTCAGCGAGTCCACAGACATAGA ctcagaAGAAAGGCTCAAACGCATAACCACCCTCCGCACAGCCTACTCCATCTGGTCCGcccgcagcagcacctccGCCGACGCTCTCCACGCCTCCAGAGTCCTCCACGCCATCCTCACCCGCATCGACTCCCctagcaccaccaccacctcctccacaaACTCCGGGCCCATGATGAGCACgcccagctcttctcttttgcagaGCTATGATAGCGTTCCTACAATGTCAGACAACTCGATGCATCAAATTATGCCTGTAGGCGGTAACGACGGAGATGACACGCTGTTTGGGAATGATATGAGCGTTGCTATGCCCAGTTTCGAGGAAATGTTTTCCAATATTGACACTTTCGATTGG AGCTCTCTCGACCAATACATCCAATCGTCCGATTCCAGACAATGGAGACAGTTCTTTTCAGATACGAGCTTATAG